One Cucurbita pepo subsp. pepo cultivar mu-cu-16 chromosome LG07, ASM280686v2, whole genome shotgun sequence genomic region harbors:
- the LOC111798358 gene encoding subtilisin-like protease SBT1.7, producing the protein MHNSNTSKKMKLQWFLLFLISFVEAQKETYIIHMDRTDMPRAFDDHFQWYDSSLKSVSDSAQMLYSYNTVVHGFSTRLTVEEAKLIEKQEGILAVIPEVKYELHTTRTPEFLGLGKSVSFFPESEKVGGVIVGVLDTGVWPELESFNDAGLGPVPPSWKGECEVGKNFNSSNCNRKLIGARYFSRGYEAAFGAIDESQESKSPRDDDGHGTHTSTTAAGSPATGASLFGFAAGTARGMAAEARVATYKVCWLGGCFGSDILAAIDKAVEDGVDVLSLSLGGSSPDYYRDNVAIGAFSAAAQGVFVSCSAGNSGPSSGSLSNVAPWITTVGAGTLDRDFPTYVTLGNGKKFIGESLYSGKPLSESLIPIVYASEASNSSSGSLCLTSTLNPAKVAGKIVVCDRGGNSRIQKGVVVKDAGGVGMILANTDTYGEEQLADAHLLPTAAVGQKAGDAIKNYISSDANPTATISSSTTRLGVKPSPVVAAFSSRGPNFLTPQILKPDLIAPGVNILAGWIGGATPAGSDSDKRHVPFNIISGTSMSCPHISGLAALLKAAHPDWSPAAIRSALMTTAYSTYKNGEAIQDISKGLPSTPFGIGAGHVNPMAALDPGLVYDTTTNDYFAFLCALNYTSLEIKVITKKDFTCSGNKYRLEDLNYPSFAVPLETPSIRGDENAAPTTIKYTRTLTNKGTPSTYKATVTSKSPSVKIVVEPQTLSFAEANEQKSYTVTFIASPMPSGTESFARLEWSDGKHIVGSPIAFTWT; encoded by the coding sequence ATGCATAATTCAAACACATCCAAGAAGATGAAGCTGCAATGGTTCCTTCTGTTCTTGATTTCATTTGTAGAAGCACAGAAGGAGACTTACATAATTCACATGGATCGAACCGACATGCCACGAGCCTTCGATGATCATTTCCAGTGGTATGATTCTTCTTTGAAGTCGGTTTCTGATTCAGCTCAAATGCTTTATTCCTACAATACAGTGGTTCATGGCTTCTCCACGAGATTGACTGTGGAAGAAGCTAAGTTAATAGAAAAGCAGGAAGGGATTCTTGCTGTTATACCTGAAGTGAAGTATGAGCTCCATACGACTCGGACGCCGGAGTTTCTTGGACTTGggaagagtgtttcgttcttccCAGAATCGGAGAAGGTTGGCGGAGTGATTGTCGGAGTTCTTGACACTGGTGTATGGCCTGAATTGGAGAGCTTCAATGATGCAGGGCTTGGACCAGTGCCGCCGAGCTGGAAAGGGGAGTGTGAAGTGGGTAAGAACTTTAACTCGTCTAATTGTAACAGGAAATTGATTGGAGCTAGATACTTTTCTAGAGGCTACGAGGCAGCATTTGGCGCGATTGATGAATCCCAGGAGTCGAAATCACCGAGGGACGACGATGGTCATGGAACTCATACTTCAACGACTGCTGCTGGATCCCCTGCAACTGGAGCCAGCCTCTTTGGGTTTGCTGCAGGGACTGCAAGAGGAATGGCAGCGGAAGCTCGGGTTGCAACGTATAAGGTATGCTGGCTTGGAGGGTGTTTTGGTTCTGATATTTTAGCTGCGATCGACAAGGCTGTAGAAGATGGTGTCGATGTTTTGTCGTTGTCGCTTGGTGGATCATCCCCTGATTACTACAGAGACAATGTTGCCATTGGAGCCTTCTCTGCTGCGGCTCAGGGAGTTTTTGTGTCATGTTCTGCTGGGAATAGCGGCCCGTCATCTGGTAGCTTGTCGAACGTTGCGCCATGGATAACCACAGTCGGCGCTGGGACTCTCGACAGAGACTTCCCGACATACGTTACTCTTGGAAATGGGAAGAAATTCATCGGGGAGTCGCTTTACAGTGGAAAGCCCTTGTCGGAGTCTTTAATACCAATTGTATATGCATCCGAAGCGAGTAATTCATCTAGTGGTAGCCTTTGCTTGACCAGTACTCTGAATCCGGCGAAGGTGGCCGGAAAAATAGTCGTCTGTGACAGAGGAGGGAACTCCCGAATCCAGAAAGGGGTGGTGGTGAAAGACGCCGGTGGCGTCGGAATGATTCTAGCCAACACTGACACATACGGAGAGGAACAATTAGCCGATGCACATCTCTTGCCAACGGCGGCCGTTGGCCAAAAAGCCGGCGACGCAATAAAGAACTACATCTCCTCCGACGCGAATCCAACAGCAACGATCAGTAGCAGCACCACGAGATTGGGAGTTAAACCGTCGCCGGTGGTCGCCGCATTCAGTTCTCGAGGCCCTAATTTCCTCACTCCACAGATTCTCAAACCCGATCTAATAGCACCAGGAGTGAACATTCTAGCCGGATGGATCGGTGGCGCCACTCCGGCCGGTTCAGACAGCGACAAGCGGCACGTGCCCTTCAACATAATCTCCGGCACATCAATGTCTTGCCCTCACATCAGTGGATTAGCTGCACTTCTGAAAGCTGCTCATCCAGATTGGAGCCCAGCCGCTATTAGATCTGCTCTAATGACCACAGCATACTCTACATACAAAAATGGCGAAGCAATTCAAGACATATCCAAGGGATTACCGTCGACACCGTTCGGTATAGGGGCCGGACACGTGAATCCAATGGCCGCCCTCGATCCCGGCCTTGTTTACGACACCACCACCAATGACTACTTCGCCTTCCTTTGCGCCCTAAACTACACCTCACTTGAAATCAAAGTAATCACCAAGAAGGACTTCACCTGCAGTGGGAACAAGTACAGATTGGAGGATCTGAACTACCCATCTTTTGCAGTTCCATTGGAGACCCCTTCCATCAGAGGAGACGAAAACGCTGCACCGACCACCATAAAATACACAAGAACACTGACCAACAAAGGCACCCCATCGACGTATAAGGCCACTGTGACGTCGAAAAGTCCGTCGGTGAAGATTGTCGTTGAGCCACAAACTCTGAGTTTTGCAGAGGCAAATGAGCAAAAGAGTTATACAGTGACTTTCATTGCTTCTCCAATGCCGTCGGGGACTGAGAGCTTTGCTCGTCTGGAATGGTCAGATGGGAAACACATAGTGGGTAGCCCCATTGCTTTCACCTGGACATAG